The DNA region CTCTTTGATCCGGTCTTGCAAAATGCTGTAGGCTTCGGCCAATTGTTTGCGATCGTTGATTCCCAGAATCTCCTGGTAATCCTCCACATCCACCACCATAACTGGCTCCATATAGTTCACGGCATCCGTCAGGTAGTATTCTTTTTGATCATTCTCTGCCGTCAGTTTGGGTAAGATCCGTGCCAGTTCTGCCCACCGAAAACAGTACACCCCGGCGTTGATGCGGCGATTTTGCTTCTGGGCTGGTGTGCAATCCCGATCTTCGACAATTTGTTGCAAGATATTTTGACCATTGCAAAAAACACGCCCATATCCCTTTGGATTAGGCAGGTGAGCAGCCAGCAATGTTGCCGCATTCTGATTTTCTTGATGGGTACGTAGCAAGGCTTGTAGTGTTTCAGGACGGAGTAAGGGCACGTCTCCGTTCAAGACCAATAAATCGCCGTCAAAGCCATCCAGGTAAGGAAGGAGTTGCTGAGCGGCATGACCTGTCCCCAGTTGTTCAGGTTGCTCCACAAATTCTAAGGGGGAGAGCAGGCCACCCTCGACTTTTTGGTTCAGGGCTTCGATGACCAATTCCCGGCGATAGCCCACAATTACGAGTCGGCGCACAGGTTGGAGGTCTTGCACACTGTTTAATACCCATTCCACCAGGGAACGTCCTCCCAGTTGGTGTAGAACCTTGGGCAAATCGGATTTCATTCGGGTTCCACGACCAGCCGCCAAAATTGCTACTGCTACCATCCTTCTCTCAGCCTGTTTTATTGCTTGATTCCGTTTCTAAGCTTATCCCAGGCGATTCAGTAAGTGGACAAAAATATGGGGCGAGATGGAATAGCCATGATTTCTTGTCCTCTACCAGCGATCGAGTCAGGCCATCTTGCCAGTTTACGCAGCGGAGAAGGTGGGTTGAGATAAGCCCTCAGCTTCAGAGGTTCCAGCTTTAGTATTCTCTGCGGTATTCTCGACAGTGGCAATAAAAGCCTTGAACTGTTTGACCAATTCGGGATTACGCCAGCCCTTTGCCGTTTCTTCATCCAAAATGGCCAGAGCTTCTTGAGGGGTAAAGGCTTTTTTGTAAGGGCGCTCACTCGTCAGCGCATCGTAAATATCGATGAGTTGAAAAATCTGAGCTAATAGAGGAATTTGATCGCCCACTAGACCATCTGGATAACCTGAACCATCCCAGCGTTCGTGGTGGTGGCGAATAATTGGAACTACTCCCCGCATGGTACGTAACGGCTGACAAATACGCTCTCCTATAGAGACGTGCTGCTGCATAATCTCCCATTCTTCAGGGGTGAGTTTCCCTGGCTTCAGCAACACTAAATCTGGAATGCCAACTTTGCCGATGTCGTGCAGATATCCTCCCCAGGCTAAGTCTCGAATTTCGCTGCGGGATAATCCCAGAAATTCTCCAAACGCTTTTCCACGGCTGACCAGGCGTTCGCAATGATCTCCCGTATTGGGGTCACGACTCTCAATGGTACGGGCAATAGAGAACAGAACTTGTTCCGCATGATCCAGGTCTTCGTTCAGCCGTTTCTGGCGAATCAAGGATTTGACTCTGGCTGAGAGTTCCAATTGGTCAAAGGGTTTCGTTAGAAAATCGTCGCCTCCGGCCTCAATTCCTCTCAGGCGGGAACGACGATCGTCCAAAGCCGTCACAAAAACGATGGGAGTAAGCCGAGTGTGTTCATCTTGCTTTAAGCGGCGGCACACCTCAAAGCCATCCATTCCGGGCATCATCACATCCAGCAGAATCAGATCTGGATTGCCAGAATTGACCATTTCCAATGCATCTAAGCCGCAATCAGCTTCTATCACGTCATATCCTTCTACAGACAGCAGGGCCACTGCCGTCATCCGACTGGATGGATGATCGTCAACGACTAACACT from Leptodesmis sichuanensis A121 includes:
- a CDS encoding HD domain-containing phosphohydrolase: MLVVDDHPSSRMTAVALLSVEGYDVIEADCGLDALEMVNSGNPDLILLDVMMPGMDGFEVCRRLKQDEHTRLTPIVFVTALDDRRSRLRGIEAGGDDFLTKPFDQLELSARVKSLIRQKRLNEDLDHAEQVLFSIARTIESRDPNTGDHCERLVSRGKAFGEFLGLSRSEIRDLAWGGYLHDIGKVGIPDLVLLKPGKLTPEEWEIMQQHVSIGERICQPLRTMRGVVPIIRHHHERWDGSGYPDGLVGDQIPLLAQIFQLIDIYDALTSERPYKKAFTPQEALAILDEETAKGWRNPELVKQFKAFIATVENTAENTKAGTSEAEGLSQPTFSAA
- the glmU gene encoding bifunctional UDP-N-acetylglucosamine diphosphorylase/glucosamine-1-phosphate N-acetyltransferase GlmU — translated: MVAVAILAAGRGTRMKSDLPKVLHQLGGRSLVEWVLNSVQDLQPVRRLVIVGYRRELVIEALNQKVEGGLLSPLEFVEQPEQLGTGHAAQQLLPYLDGFDGDLLVLNGDVPLLRPETLQALLRTHQENQNAATLLAAHLPNPKGYGRVFCNGQNILQQIVEDRDCTPAQKQNRRINAGVYCFRWAELARILPKLTAENDQKEYYLTDAVNYMEPVMVVDVEDYQEILGINDRKQLAEAYSILQDRIKENWMKQGVTLVDPNSITIDDTVQLAADVVIEPQTHLRGHTQIEAGSRIGPGSLIENSQISQNVTVLYSVVINSAIAQNSRIGPYSHLRGHVEVGSACRIGNFVELKNTKLGDRTNVAHLSYLGDTTAGNQVNIGAGTITANYDGVKKHQTKIGDRTKTGSNSVLVAPLTIGEDVTIAAGSTVTEDVPNDALVIARCHQVVKPGWRLKQK